The genomic region TCACCCGCGACGTCTGGCGGCCCCGCCACGACCCGGTGCGGCGGCGTACGGACCGGCTGCATGAGTCCCCGGCCAGCCGGTGACTCATGCGCTTGATGGGTGTTGCAACCCCTGACAAGTGCAGGAGTCCCCGGTCAGCCGGGGACTCATGCAGGGGTCCGACGCACCCTCAGGTGACGACGATGCGGTCGAACGTGGTGGCGGTGTAGCGCACCCGGACGTCGACGGTGTCGCCGACGGCCGGCACCCGGGCGCCGGCGGGCAGGAAGAGCATCGAGGCCTGCATGTGGGGCGGCTCGGCGAAGAGGCGCTGCTTGGCGTCGATGGAGAACGGGGAGCGCACGAAGCCGACCGCGTCGAGGCCGCCGCGGGCCAGGGTCGCGGCGCGCCCGCGCAGGCCGAGGTCGCCGGTGGGCGCCTCGAGACCGATGCCGTGGGCGGTGCCGCCGGTGACGACCAGCAGGTGGCCCGACTTGGGGGCGGTGCGGCCCCGGTAGCCGAAGACGTCGCCGCGCTCGAGGGGGTGCACGTCGAGGACGGTCGAGGTCACCGTCAGCGCGCTGCGCTCGCCCAGCCACAGGCCGGTGCCCATCCGGGAGCGGAAGCGGTACTCGGGCCAGCGGGCGGCCAGCCCGGCCAGCTCGGTGTCGCTGAGGTGCGAGACCCACACGGTGCGGGCGCCGGGGCCCTCGGGCAGCTCGGCGCCGACGACGTCGGTGAGCAGGCGCGAGGCCTCGGAGGTGTGCGAGCCGTGGGCGAGGGGGAAGTGCATGGCCACGCCCTCGAGCCGGGCGCCGGGGTGGGCGCGCAGCACCTCGCCGACCGACCACAGGCCGCGCGCGCTGAAGCCGTGGCGCTGCATGCTGGTCATCCGCTCCAGCACGAACCGGGCGCGGGGGCGGCGCTCGAGCAGGTCGCGCAGGTCCTCGAGGCGGCCCACCGTGTGCACCAGCCGGTCGGCCAGCGCGTCGTCGGCGGTGGCCTCGAGCGCGGTGCCGAACGGGCGCCACGGGGTGAGCACGACGATGCTGCCGCCGAAGCGCTGGGCGACCTCGCCGATCTCGTCGTACATGCCCACGGCCAGGGTGTCGCAGGTGCCGGCCCCGGCGTCGTGGCCCAGGTCCTGCTCGGCCAGCCACTGGGTA from Nocardioides salarius harbors:
- a CDS encoding alanine racemase, whose amino-acid sequence is MSLVLTVDGPRWREHLRRTAAAHPGLVPVVKGNGYGFGLGRLARRTQWLAEQDLGHDAGAGTCDTLAVGMYDEIGEVAQRFGGSIVVLTPWRPFGTALEATADDALADRLVHTVGRLEDLRDLLERRPRARFVLERMTSMQRHGFSARGLWSVGEVLRAHPGARLEGVAMHFPLAHGSHTSEASRLLTDVVGAELPEGPGARTVWVSHLSDTELAGLAARWPEYRFRSRMGTGLWLGERSALTVTSTVLDVHPLERGDVFGYRGRTAPKSGHLLVVTGGTAHGIGLEAPTGDLGLRGRAATLARGGLDAVGFVRSPFSIDAKQRLFAEPPHMQASMLFLPAGARVPAVGDTVDVRVRYTATTFDRIVVT